In Balneolales bacterium ANBcel1, the following proteins share a genomic window:
- a CDS encoding class I SAM-dependent methyltransferase — protein MSSKAWYESWFDSPLYEKLYAARDDREAARLVNWIAGMFPPHQYLRALDIGCGRGRHSLMLAGHGYHVTGVDLSTRAISKARRKADAARLENLTFRVGDMRTFRNGPFQLVCNLFTSFGYFDDDADNLSVMRNMAANLAPGGVLVMDFLNPRFTVDNLVPREQTGIGELACDISRSIEGDMVVKTIAFSGEHGHEEQRYQERVKLYGPEWFMERFRELKLEDIRFYGGYQGQEFDERSSQRQLMVARRPE, from the coding sequence ATGAGTTCCAAAGCCTGGTATGAATCGTGGTTTGACAGCCCGTTGTATGAGAAGTTGTACGCCGCACGCGATGACAGAGAGGCCGCGCGCCTGGTGAACTGGATTGCCGGTATGTTTCCTCCCCATCAATATCTCCGTGCCCTGGACATAGGGTGTGGCCGTGGGCGCCACTCGCTGATGCTGGCCGGACACGGATACCATGTTACCGGAGTAGACCTCTCCACCAGGGCCATCAGCAAGGCCCGCCGGAAAGCAGATGCCGCCCGCCTCGAGAACCTCACCTTCCGGGTAGGGGACATGCGCACTTTTCGCAACGGGCCGTTTCAGCTGGTGTGCAACCTGTTTACCAGTTTCGGATATTTTGATGATGATGCCGATAACCTCTCCGTGATGCGGAATATGGCGGCAAATCTCGCTCCCGGCGGCGTTCTGGTGATGGATTTTCTCAATCCCCGGTTCACGGTTGACAACCTGGTGCCGCGGGAACAGACCGGGATTGGCGAACTGGCCTGTGATATCTCAAGAAGTATCGAGGGGGATATGGTGGTGAAGACCATCGCCTTCAGCGGGGAACACGGCCATGAGGAGCAGCGCTATCAGGAGCGTGTAAAACTGTACGGCCCGGAGTGGTTTATGGAGCGTTTTCGAGAGCTGAAACTGGAGGATATCCGTTTTTACGGCGGGTACCAGGGTCAGGAGTTTGATGAGAGATCCAGTCAGCGCCAGCTTATGGTTGCCCGTCGTCCGGAGTGA
- the pyrF gene encoding orotidine-5'-phosphate decarboxylase produces MTYSEKILNAVRGSRSVLCAGIDPVPEQFPPVIRNSGQPEREMAATFCRTLITQTKAHVAAYKINTAYFEALGPDAFHVLNDVLDAIPSGKIIIADIKRGDVPHTNARYKTAFFDRFGFDAVTLSPFMGLDTMLPFLQDTERAVYALTLTSNPGASDFMTQPFGGRPTLSEYVADQLQKLSETCPGTLGMVIGATQSDLYKPVMRAFSGAPLLIPGVGAQGGSVEELSAALQRHRGVPLINVSRSLSAFNADAPEPWDLQIALNAGRLNGTLEAIAAPHIHPADNS; encoded by the coding sequence ATGACATACTCCGAAAAAATTCTGAACGCGGTACGAGGTTCCCGGTCTGTGCTATGCGCGGGCATCGATCCGGTGCCCGAACAATTTCCCCCGGTCATCCGAAACAGCGGGCAGCCGGAACGGGAGATGGCAGCCACGTTTTGCCGCACGCTCATCACACAGACCAAGGCGCATGTTGCGGCGTACAAAATCAATACCGCTTACTTCGAGGCACTCGGTCCGGATGCATTTCATGTTTTGAATGATGTACTGGACGCCATCCCTTCCGGAAAAATCATTATTGCGGATATCAAGCGGGGCGACGTACCGCACACCAATGCCCGGTACAAAACCGCCTTCTTCGACCGCTTCGGATTTGATGCGGTCACCCTGTCACCGTTTATGGGACTCGATACCATGCTCCCTTTTCTGCAGGACACGGAGCGGGCGGTCTATGCGCTGACGCTCACTTCCAATCCCGGAGCCTCGGACTTCATGACACAGCCCTTTGGAGGCCGTCCGACGTTGAGCGAGTATGTCGCCGATCAGCTTCAAAAACTTTCGGAGACGTGTCCCGGCACACTGGGCATGGTAATCGGAGCAACCCAAAGCGATCTTTACAAACCGGTGATGAGGGCTTTTTCCGGGGCACCGCTTCTGATTCCTGGCGTGGGTGCCCAGGGGGGGTCGGTTGAAGAACTATCCGCGGCACTGCAGCGTCATCGCGGGGTTCCGCTTATCAATGTGAGCCGCAGCCTCTCCGCCTTCAACGCCGATGCTCCGGAACCATGGGACCTTCAGATCGCACTCAATGCCGGACGGCTGAATGGCACGCTGGAAGCCATCGCCGCCCCCCATATCCATCCAGCCGACAACAGCTAA
- the rnhA gene encoding ribonuclease HI → MPSKKPHITIYTDGACSGNPGPGGWGALLEWNGKEKTLSGGEPHTTNNRMELMAVIRALEALKKPCRVSIHSDSALIVNAFTQGWVDNWLRRGWKKADKKPVENRDLWEQLLTAMEPHDVEWVKVKGHSDDQRNNRVDRLAVEACKKIQ, encoded by the coding sequence ATGCCGTCAAAAAAACCACATATCACGATTTACACCGACGGTGCCTGCAGCGGAAATCCAGGGCCGGGGGGATGGGGCGCGCTGCTGGAGTGGAACGGGAAAGAAAAAACGCTGAGCGGCGGTGAACCCCATACCACCAACAACCGCATGGAGCTGATGGCGGTCATCCGGGCGCTTGAAGCGCTCAAAAAGCCGTGTCGTGTTTCCATACACAGCGACAGTGCGCTCATTGTGAATGCTTTTACCCAGGGCTGGGTGGACAACTGGCTGCGCAGGGGATGGAAAAAAGCCGACAAAAAGCCGGTGGAAAACCGTGACCTCTGGGAACAGCTGCTAACCGCCATGGAACCGCACGATGTGGAGTGGGTCAAGGTCAAAGGCCACTCCGACGATCAGCGCAACAACCGGGTAGATCGGCTTGCAGTGGAAGCGTGTAAAAAAATTCAGTAG
- the tsaD gene encoding tRNA (adenosine(37)-N6)-threonylcarbamoyltransferase complex transferase subunit TsaD: MTILGIESSCDETAAAVYDGRLLRSSVIASQKDHAAFGGIVPELASRAHERVIWDTVLEAMARAEVTPDDIDAIAVTEGPGLMGSLLVGLCFAKGLSIQWNKPVIGVNHIDAHIYATFIDEKPELPFVSLVVSGGHTQIFHVRRPLNHILMGQTRDDAAGEAFDKIGKLLGLDYPAGPRIDQLAASGDSDFFDFPRAMMKKGLDFSFSGLKTSVLYYIQSIPENRRQDFLIRHLNDLCASISAAITDVLIHKLRKAIRETGVSSAIIAGGVSANSMLREKARKMAADMGVSLHIPHPKYCTDNAAMIAVTGWFKAGEGMLDDLTLKPYARHQWEKVS, translated from the coding sequence ATGACCATTCTGGGCATAGAGTCTTCTTGCGATGAAACGGCCGCCGCAGTATATGACGGGCGGCTGCTGCGTTCCAGTGTCATTGCCTCCCAAAAAGATCACGCCGCTTTCGGTGGCATCGTTCCGGAACTGGCCTCTCGGGCCCATGAACGGGTTATCTGGGATACCGTTTTGGAAGCGATGGCCAGGGCGGAAGTGACACCGGACGATATCGATGCCATAGCGGTCACCGAAGGGCCCGGCCTCATGGGATCGCTTTTGGTCGGACTCTGTTTCGCTAAAGGGCTCTCCATCCAGTGGAACAAACCGGTTATTGGAGTCAATCACATTGACGCCCATATCTACGCCACATTTATTGACGAAAAACCGGAGCTGCCTTTTGTGAGCTTGGTGGTCTCGGGTGGCCACACCCAGATTTTTCATGTCCGGCGACCGCTGAACCACATCCTGATGGGACAGACACGCGACGATGCCGCCGGCGAAGCATTCGACAAGATCGGAAAACTGCTGGGGCTGGACTACCCCGCAGGACCCCGAATCGACCAGTTGGCAGCATCCGGCGACTCCGACTTTTTTGATTTCCCGAGGGCCATGATGAAAAAGGGGCTGGATTTCAGCTTCTCCGGACTCAAAACATCGGTGCTTTACTATATCCAGAGTATTCCCGAAAACCGGCGGCAGGATTTCCTGATTCGCCATTTGAATGATTTATGTGCCAGTATTTCCGCGGCCATCACCGATGTACTGATTCATAAACTGCGCAAGGCGATCCGCGAGACCGGTGTATCCTCCGCCATCATTGCTGGCGGGGTTTCCGCAAACTCCATGCTGCGGGAGAAAGCCCGAAAAATGGCCGCCGATATGGGCGTCTCCCTCCACATCCCCCATCCAAAATACTGTACCGACAACGCCGCAATGATCGCTGTAACCGGCTGGTTCAAAGCCGGCGAGGGTATGCTGGATGATCTGACGCTGAAACCCTATGCCCGGCATCAGTGGGAAAAAGTGTCGTGA
- the uvrA gene encoding excinuclease ABC subunit UvrA — translation MAKDVIVIRGAREHNLKNIDLDIPRDRFVVITGISGSGKTSLAFDTIYAEGQRRFMESLSAYARQFLGMMERPDTDFIDGLSPVISIDQKTTSRNPRSTVGTVTEVYDYLRLLFARAGTPYSYLTGNRMKKQTPEEVVNSILQLPQGTRAYCLAPVVRGRKGHYRELFEQTLKQGFIRVRIDGEFRELEKGMQADRYKTHDIEVVVDRFVVSENSRNRIQQSVDIALDLADGNLILATEDPEQPSGFRDHLFSLNLFDPESGLSYDEPAPNMFSFNSPYGACPDCDGLGYRYDVDPGLMIPNPSLSIDDGALRYLGKPRNIFVFKQLEAVFDAYSASFDTPVNELPAELRDIIVRGSGERTFDVSYDFRDSTIRYKHAFPGLVSIIREQYEDSKSPKQRDKAKAFMNRVACDACGGGRLKKEALSYRIGSYTIHDLVQMDIRTLRRTIDHLEFTERERIIASQIVKEIRDRLDFLLNVGLNYLSLDREAQTISGGEAQRIRLATQIGTQLVGVLYILDEPSIGLHQRDNIKLINSLKTLRDLGNSVLVVEHDRETIESADYVVDLGPGAGRFGGHVVTSGPPGQLDPASMTARYLNSQEAIRMPEKRRSGNGRSFVIKGAGGHNLKEVDLKLPLGRFICVTGVSGSGKSSLINQTVVPLLSNHFYQSRTVPLPYQSVEGLEHLNKIISIDQSPIGRTPRSNPGTYTKVFDMIRTLFAELPEAKIRGYGQGRFSFNVKGGRCEECNGDGVKKIEMNFLPDVYVTCESCKGKRYNRETLDIHYKGKNISDILEMQIEEAAQFFDAVPRIKRILETMNSVGLGYLTLGQSSTTISGGEAQRIKLARELSKIGTGDTLYVMDEPTTGLHFQDVSMLVDVIQQLVEKGNTVVVIEHNLDLIIASDYIIDMGPEGGAQGGEIIAAGTPEEVARFESSHTGRYLRQELERYRKMSEAG, via the coding sequence ATGGCCAAGGACGTAATAGTTATTCGCGGCGCTCGCGAACACAATCTCAAAAATATCGATCTGGATATTCCCCGTGACCGGTTTGTGGTCATTACCGGCATATCGGGATCCGGCAAAACCTCGCTTGCTTTCGACACCATCTACGCCGAGGGGCAGCGCCGCTTCATGGAGTCGTTGTCGGCCTATGCCCGGCAGTTTCTGGGGATGATGGAGCGCCCGGATACCGATTTCATCGACGGGCTTTCGCCGGTGATCTCCATCGACCAGAAAACAACCAGCCGCAACCCCCGGTCGACTGTGGGAACCGTTACCGAAGTATACGATTACCTGCGGCTGCTGTTTGCCAGGGCGGGCACCCCCTATTCGTACCTGACCGGCAACCGGATGAAGAAGCAGACGCCCGAAGAGGTGGTGAACAGCATCCTGCAGCTGCCGCAGGGCACTCGGGCCTACTGCCTGGCTCCGGTCGTGCGTGGCCGCAAGGGCCACTATCGCGAACTGTTTGAACAGACACTCAAACAGGGTTTTATCCGTGTGCGGATTGACGGGGAGTTCCGGGAGCTTGAAAAAGGCATGCAGGCCGACCGCTACAAGACACACGACATTGAGGTGGTCGTGGACCGCTTCGTCGTCTCTGAAAACAGTCGTAACCGCATACAGCAGAGTGTGGATATCGCGCTTGACCTGGCCGACGGGAACCTGATTCTGGCCACGGAAGACCCTGAGCAGCCCTCCGGATTTCGCGACCATCTCTTCTCCCTGAACCTGTTTGATCCCGAAAGCGGACTCTCCTACGACGAGCCGGCGCCCAACATGTTCTCCTTCAACTCGCCTTACGGCGCATGCCCCGACTGCGACGGACTGGGTTACCGGTATGATGTCGATCCCGGGCTGATGATTCCCAATCCATCGCTCAGTATCGATGACGGCGCCCTCCGATATCTCGGGAAACCCCGCAACATATTTGTATTCAAACAACTGGAGGCGGTTTTTGATGCGTACAGCGCCTCTTTCGATACACCGGTGAACGAACTGCCTGCCGAACTGCGAGACATTATCGTTCGCGGCAGCGGCGAACGGACATTCGATGTCTCCTACGACTTTCGGGACAGCACCATCCGGTACAAACACGCCTTTCCCGGTCTGGTTTCCATAATCCGGGAGCAATATGAGGATTCCAAATCACCCAAGCAGCGGGACAAGGCCAAGGCGTTCATGAATCGCGTGGCATGCGATGCATGCGGAGGAGGCCGGCTCAAGAAAGAGGCGCTTTCCTACCGAATTGGGAGCTATACTATCCATGACCTGGTGCAGATGGACATCCGCACGCTTCGCCGGACCATCGACCACCTTGAATTCACCGAGCGGGAGCGCATTATCGCATCGCAGATTGTTAAGGAGATACGGGACCGGCTGGACTTTCTCTTGAACGTGGGACTCAATTACCTCTCCCTGGATCGTGAGGCGCAAACCATCAGCGGAGGTGAGGCACAGCGCATCCGGCTGGCCACGCAGATCGGGACCCAGCTGGTTGGAGTGCTTTACATCCTGGATGAGCCCAGCATCGGTCTCCATCAGCGCGACAACATCAAGCTCATCAATTCGCTGAAAACACTGCGCGACCTGGGCAACAGCGTGCTCGTCGTGGAACATGATCGTGAAACCATCGAAAGTGCCGATTATGTAGTGGACCTGGGTCCGGGTGCAGGCCGGTTCGGCGGACATGTCGTTACCAGCGGGCCTCCCGGGCAGCTTGATCCCGCCTCCATGACCGCCCGTTACCTGAACAGTCAGGAAGCAATCCGTATGCCGGAAAAGAGGCGCTCTGGAAACGGCCGGAGTTTCGTCATCAAGGGGGCGGGCGGACACAACCTGAAAGAAGTGGACCTGAAACTTCCGCTGGGCCGTTTTATTTGCGTCACCGGTGTGAGCGGCAGCGGAAAAAGTTCTCTGATCAACCAGACGGTAGTACCGCTGCTCAGCAATCATTTTTACCAGTCCCGGACGGTTCCACTCCCCTACCAGAGCGTGGAAGGCCTCGAGCATTTAAATAAAATCATATCCATCGATCAGAGTCCGATCGGCCGCACACCCCGTTCCAACCCGGGCACCTACACCAAGGTTTTCGACATGATCCGCACACTGTTCGCAGAACTGCCGGAAGCCAAAATCCGGGGCTACGGCCAGGGACGCTTCTCCTTCAACGTGAAAGGTGGCCGCTGTGAAGAGTGCAACGGCGACGGGGTCAAGAAAATCGAAATGAATTTCCTGCCCGATGTCTATGTGACCTGTGAATCGTGCAAGGGAAAACGCTACAACCGGGAGACCCTCGACATCCACTACAAGGGAAAAAACATCTCCGATATTCTGGAAATGCAGATTGAGGAGGCGGCGCAGTTTTTCGACGCGGTGCCGCGCATCAAGCGAATTTTGGAAACCATGAATTCGGTTGGCCTTGGATACCTGACCCTGGGCCAGTCCAGTACTACCATTTCCGGCGGAGAGGCTCAGCGCATCAAGCTGGCACGTGAACTTTCCAAGATCGGCACGGGCGACACCTTGTACGTGATGGACGAGCCGACAACCGGCCTGCATTTCCAGGATGTGAGCATGCTTGTGGACGTCATCCAGCAACTGGTTGAGAAAGGCAATACCGTTGTGGTGATCGAGCACAACCTGGATCTGATCATCGCTTCGGATTACATCATTGACATGGGTCCGGAGGGCGGTGCCCAAGGGGGAGAGATCATCGCCGCGGGCACTCCGGAAGAGGTCGCCCGGTTCGAATCATCCCATACCGGAAGATATCTACGGCAGGAGCTTGAACGCTACAGGAAAATGTCCGAAGCAGGGTAA
- the secD gene encoding protein translocase subunit SecD, which yields MKGNGTKLAFIVAFLVMTIYYLFPSFQYWLEMRNIDRMPEEERVEYLQDNETRIDNMRQKILTLGLDLQGGMHVTLELATHQLIGELSGEYRDEFFDEVLSAAWQQAQAENTDVIQEFVTAFEERDADARLSRYFRSDADNITRRSTNAEIQEWLQNQRDAAVDRAIEIVRNRVDRFGVTEPSIVRQGNNRLVVELPGVTDEERVRDLLRGTARLEFRLTADPEDLRHSLERIIAFYDADDDADDIDLEDEWQDFEQDDQDNPLMRVLIPQGQGVTFGSAAGADTSEVNRLLGSEEVRRLLPRDIELMWTANPQFQAEGRGYYSLIGVRRQIELTGDVITEARPTFDQHTNRPEVSMTMDRQGARTWARVTGANIGRPVAIVLDGVIYSYPVVQGQITGGRSSITGLASSAEAEDLVNILMSGALPAPLDIVQERTVGPSLGEASIRAGFNSALFGLALVIIFMIIYYRTGGAIANIALILNIIFIMGILAAFNATLTLPGIAGIVLTIGMAVDANVLIFDRIREELRAGKSLIAAIDSGYSNSMSAILDANITTFLTAVILFSFGVGPIKGFAITLMAGIAASLFSAIIITRVIVDWMTKDKKWIVSYG from the coding sequence ATGAAAGGTAATGGAACCAAACTGGCTTTTATCGTCGCTTTTCTTGTCATGACGATCTACTATTTGTTCCCCTCATTCCAGTATTGGCTGGAAATGCGGAACATCGACAGAATGCCTGAAGAAGAGCGTGTGGAGTATCTTCAGGACAACGAGACCCGCATCGACAACATGCGGCAAAAGATTCTGACCCTCGGCCTCGATCTTCAGGGCGGAATGCACGTTACGCTCGAACTGGCCACACATCAGCTCATCGGCGAGCTCTCCGGTGAATACCGTGACGAGTTTTTTGACGAGGTGCTGAGTGCAGCATGGCAGCAGGCACAGGCCGAAAACACGGATGTCATTCAGGAATTTGTGACCGCATTCGAAGAGCGGGATGCCGATGCGCGCCTGAGCCGCTATTTCCGTTCGGACGCCGACAACATCACCCGGCGGTCTACCAATGCCGAAATTCAGGAATGGCTGCAGAACCAGCGCGACGCCGCGGTTGACCGTGCGATTGAGATTGTCCGCAACCGGGTGGATCGCTTCGGTGTGACCGAACCCTCTATCGTGCGTCAGGGTAACAACCGCCTGGTGGTTGAGCTGCCGGGCGTTACCGACGAAGAGCGGGTCCGTGACCTGCTCCGCGGAACGGCGCGGCTGGAATTTCGCCTCACGGCCGATCCGGAAGACCTTCGCCATTCTCTGGAGCGTATTATCGCTTTTTATGATGCCGACGACGATGCGGATGACATCGATCTGGAAGACGAATGGCAGGACTTTGAACAGGATGATCAGGACAATCCGCTGATGCGTGTTCTCATACCGCAGGGGCAGGGGGTAACGTTTGGATCAGCCGCCGGCGCCGACACTTCGGAGGTTAACCGGCTGCTGGGCTCCGAAGAGGTTCGCCGCCTGCTCCCCCGCGACATTGAGCTGATGTGGACAGCCAACCCGCAGTTCCAGGCTGAAGGAAGAGGGTATTACTCCCTGATCGGTGTGCGGCGTCAGATTGAACTGACCGGTGACGTGATTACGGAAGCGCGGCCGACATTCGACCAACACACCAACCGCCCGGAGGTCTCCATGACCATGGACCGCCAGGGTGCACGCACCTGGGCGCGTGTCACAGGGGCCAACATCGGCCGGCCTGTCGCGATTGTCCTCGATGGTGTGATCTACTCCTATCCGGTCGTCCAGGGCCAAATCACCGGCGGAAGGTCTTCCATCACCGGACTGGCCAGCAGTGCGGAAGCGGAAGACCTGGTGAACATTCTGATGTCGGGCGCCCTGCCCGCGCCGCTGGATATCGTCCAGGAACGGACCGTGGGTCCCAGCCTGGGTGAAGCCTCCATCCGTGCCGGTTTCAATTCGGCTCTGTTCGGTTTGGCGCTGGTCATCATCTTCATGATCATCTATTACCGCACCGGAGGGGCCATCGCCAATATCGCCCTGATTCTCAACATCATCTTCATCATGGGTATTCTGGCGGCCTTTAATGCTACCCTGACCCTTCCCGGTATCGCGGGTATCGTATTGACCATCGGTATGGCGGTCGATGCCAACGTACTTATTTTTGACCGGATTCGCGAGGAGTTACGCGCAGGCAAGAGTCTCATTGCCGCTATCGACAGCGGATACTCCAACTCCATGAGCGCGATTCTGGATGCCAACATCACCACATTCCTGACGGCGGTAATTCTGTTCAGCTTCGGAGTCGGCCCCATCAAGGGTTTTGCAATCACTCTGATGGCCGGTATCGCGGCTTCGCTGTTCAGCGCCATAATCATCACCCGAGTGATCGTTGACTGGATGACCAAGGATAAAAAGTGGATCGTCAGTTACGGCTGA
- the secF gene encoding protein translocase subunit SecF — MRLFETANYTIIPHRKIGYAISLTLVVISLVAIFGRGLQYGIDFRGGIEIVIAFEQPAQVEELRSALTEPLGAMPEIRRFGAGQDLLIRVDTDRSTSEVQQAVLAAAASVYPDNPSSVIQTENVGPSFADDLRNAALMSIVFALIVIFLYILIRFKKWSYSAGAVAALAHDVIITLGIFTILHGVVPFSLDINQALIAAFLTIVGYSLNDTVVVFDRIRENSLIFKTESFDKMVNRSVNNTLSRTVVTSITTLFVVTILFIFGGDVLKGLSFALIIGVLLGTYSSIFVASSLLVDLQLKTRKNVA; from the coding sequence ATGAGACTCTTTGAAACCGCCAACTACACCATTATCCCGCATCGAAAGATCGGATATGCCATTTCCCTGACGCTGGTCGTCATATCCCTTGTTGCCATTTTCGGCCGCGGACTCCAGTACGGCATCGATTTCCGCGGGGGAATTGAAATCGTCATCGCGTTTGAACAGCCGGCCCAGGTGGAAGAACTGCGCTCCGCACTTACCGAGCCCCTGGGTGCCATGCCTGAAATCAGGCGATTTGGTGCCGGTCAGGATCTGCTGATTCGCGTCGACACCGACCGCTCGACCTCGGAGGTCCAGCAAGCCGTACTTGCGGCGGCGGCATCCGTCTATCCCGACAACCCTTCCAGTGTTATTCAGACTGAGAATGTGGGTCCCAGCTTCGCGGACGACCTCCGAAACGCCGCGCTGATGTCCATTGTCTTCGCGCTGATCGTGATCTTCCTCTACATCCTGATCCGGTTCAAAAAATGGTCGTACTCGGCCGGAGCCGTTGCAGCCCTGGCGCATGATGTGATCATCACCCTGGGAATTTTCACCATCCTGCACGGAGTCGTGCCGTTCAGTCTGGATATCAACCAGGCGCTGATCGCCGCCTTTTTGACCATTGTGGGATACTCCCTGAACGATACGGTGGTTGTATTCGACCGGATCCGTGAAAACTCTCTGATTTTCAAGACGGAAAGCTTCGACAAGATGGTCAACCGGAGCGTGAACAACACCCTGAGCCGCACCGTTGTAACTTCGATAACCACCTTGTTTGTAGTTACAATACTGTTTATTTTCGGAGGAGATGTGCTTAAGGGACTTTCCTTTGCACTCATAATAGGTGTGCTGCTTGGAACATACAGCTCCATTTTTGTTGCCAGCTCGCTGTTGGTTGACCTGCAGCTGAAGACCCGGAAAAACGTCGCGTAA
- a CDS encoding STAS domain-containing protein, whose translation MSFNVSERYNCVVIEFKGNVMGGPDALTLNEKLHELIDQGKKNAVVDLSRVKFMNSSGLGMLIGALTTMRNAGGDLRIANATDKIESLLMITKLITVFKHFRSLDEAVDSYSTQE comes from the coding sequence ATGAGCTTCAACGTGTCTGAGCGATACAATTGTGTCGTTATCGAATTCAAGGGTAATGTGATGGGAGGGCCTGATGCGCTCACCCTGAATGAAAAGCTTCACGAGCTGATTGACCAGGGCAAAAAGAATGCCGTCGTGGATCTGAGCCGTGTCAAGTTCATGAACTCTTCGGGCCTGGGAATGCTCATCGGCGCGCTGACGACCATGAGGAACGCCGGAGGTGATCTGCGAATTGCCAATGCCACAGACAAAATTGAAAGCCTGCTGATGATCACCAAACTCATCACGGTTTTCAAACACTTCCGGTCACTGGATGAAGCTGTAGATTCCTATTCAACACAGGAATAA
- a CDS encoding adenylosuccinate synthase, translated as MSVRVIIGAQWGDEGKGKIVDLLSDQADYVARYQGGANAGHTLNFDGKTHILHLIPSGIFHNNTTCIIGNGVVIDPITLLEEIALVRESGVDIDGRLLVSETAHVILPYHKSLDKVGEHALGGQKIGTTGRGIGPAYVHKLARVGIRIMDLYDPESLRKKMETNLSEINTKLSAFKSEPLELEEMYQDMISAAEQLEPFVCNTMQRLHKALDAGREILLEGAQGALLDIDHGTYPYVTSSSPTAGGACIGTGIPPTAIDNIMGITKAYCTRVGNGPFPTELLDESGDALREAGREFGSTTGRPRRCGWLDLVALKYAAQINGINELVVTKLDVLDGLETIKACTSYKIDGKETTEFPLKLKDIDRVEPVYSEYPGWSGSTRDAKSYDELPKEARDYLEAVSEYLGIEISIVSTGPGRTETLVLTDL; from the coding sequence ATGTCCGTTAGAGTTATTATTGGAGCCCAGTGGGGCGATGAGGGAAAAGGAAAAATTGTCGATTTGCTGAGTGACCAGGCCGACTATGTTGCCCGCTACCAGGGGGGCGCCAATGCCGGCCACACACTCAATTTCGATGGCAAAACCCACATATTACACCTGATTCCATCCGGAATTTTCCACAACAACACCACATGCATCATCGGTAACGGGGTGGTTATCGATCCCATCACACTGTTGGAAGAGATAGCCCTGGTTCGCGAATCCGGTGTCGACATCGACGGGCGTCTGCTGGTCAGTGAGACCGCCCACGTGATTCTGCCCTACCACAAGAGCCTGGACAAGGTGGGGGAGCATGCACTTGGCGGACAGAAAATCGGGACGACCGGCCGGGGTATCGGTCCGGCCTATGTCCACAAGCTCGCCCGTGTGGGTATTCGGATAATGGATCTTTATGATCCCGAGTCTCTTCGTAAAAAAATGGAGACCAATCTTTCGGAAATAAATACCAAGTTGTCGGCATTCAAATCCGAACCCCTGGAACTCGAAGAGATGTACCAGGATATGATATCGGCGGCAGAACAGCTTGAGCCTTTTGTCTGCAACACCATGCAGCGACTGCACAAAGCACTGGATGCCGGGCGGGAAATTCTCCTGGAAGGAGCCCAGGGAGCCCTCCTGGACATCGACCATGGAACCTATCCATATGTCACTTCCTCCTCCCCGACCGCCGGCGGCGCCTGTATTGGTACCGGAATCCCGCCCACGGCTATCGACAACATTATGGGTATCACCAAAGCCTATTGCACCCGCGTTGGCAACGGTCCCTTCCCAACCGAACTACTGGATGAATCCGGTGACGCCCTCCGGGAAGCCGGTCGTGAGTTTGGTTCTACTACCGGCCGGCCCCGTCGTTGCGGTTGGCTGGATCTGGTCGCGCTCAAATATGCCGCCCAAATCAACGGAATCAATGAGCTGGTGGTAACCAAGCTGGATGTCCTGGACGGACTTGAAACCATCAAAGCCTGTACTTCCTACAAAATTGACGGCAAGGAAACCACCGAGTTTCCATTGAAACTCAAGGATATCGACCGAGTTGAACCGGTTTATTCCGAATATCCGGGATGGAGCGGAAGTACCCGTGATGCCAAATCGTATGATGAGCTTCCAAAGGAAGCCCGTGATTACCTGGAGGCGGTCTCCGAGTATCTTGGAATTGAGATCAGTATTGTCTCAACAGGCCCTGGTCGGACAGAGACCCTGGTTCTGACCGACTTGTAA